One window from the genome of Streptococcus parasanguinis encodes:
- the ilvN gene encoding acetolactate synthase small subunit: protein MRRMLTAKLQNRSGVLNRFTGVLSRRQVNIESISVGATENPNVSRITIIIDVASHDEVEQIIKQLNRQVDVIRVRDITDKPHLEREVILVKVSAPAEKRAEILAIIQPFRATVVDVAPSSITVQMTGNAEKSEALIRVIRPYGIKNIARTGATGFTRD, encoded by the coding sequence ATGCGTAGAATGTTAACAGCCAAACTTCAAAACCGCTCAGGTGTTCTGAATCGCTTTACAGGAGTCTTGTCGAGACGTCAAGTCAATATCGAAAGCATCTCTGTTGGCGCAACAGAAAACCCTAATGTATCGCGGATTACCATTATCATTGATGTTGCTTCGCATGATGAAGTAGAGCAAATCATCAAACAGCTCAACCGCCAAGTGGATGTGATCCGTGTCCGGGATATCACTGATAAACCACACTTGGAGCGCGAAGTGATCCTGGTGAAAGTTTCTGCACCTGCTGAGAAGCGGGCGGAAATCTTGGCCATTATTCAACCTTTCCGTGCGACTGTGGTCGATGTAGCCCCAAGCTCTATCACCGTTCAAATGACGGGAAATGCAGAAAAGAGCGAAGCCCTCATTCGTGTTATTCGACCTTATGGGATTAAAAACATTGCCCGCACCGGTGCAACCGGATTTACTCGAGATTAA
- a CDS encoding DAK2 domain-containing protein: MANITTSLFQEMVQAGATRLNKQAEYVNSLNVFPVPDGDTGTNMGMTIENGAKEVSDRSASTVGEAAGIFAKGLLMGARGNSGVITSQLFRGFSQSVKDKEELDGAALAAAFQSGVEVAYKAVMKPVEGTILTVSRGAAIGAKKKAESTNDAVEVMRAALEGAKTALAKTPDMLPVLKEVGVVDSGGQGLVFIYEGFLSALTGEFIASEEFQATPATMSEMINAEHHKSVAGHVATEDIKFGYCTEIMVALKQGPTYVKDFDYDEFRNYLNNLGDSLLVVNDDEIVKVHVHTEDPGLVMQEGLKYGSLVKVKVDNMRNQHEAQVEKEERQAKPVEEKEYAIIAVVAGEGLADIFKAQGVDYIISGGQTMNPSTEDFVKAVEELNARNIIILPNNKNILMAAQSAAEVIDQPAAVVETKTIPQGLTSLLAFDESKSIEENYERMSASLGDVVSGSVTTAVRDTTIDGLEIHENDNLGMVDGKIVVSNPDMMETLEETFAHMLDEDSEIVTIYVGEDGSEELANELAQALAEKYEDVEVEIHQGGQPVYPYLFSVE, translated from the coding sequence GTGGCTAATATTACTACAAGTTTATTTCAAGAAATGGTTCAAGCGGGGGCTACGCGCTTAAATAAACAAGCGGAATATGTAAACTCTTTGAACGTCTTTCCTGTACCAGATGGAGATACAGGGACTAATATGGGAATGACCATCGAAAATGGGGCCAAAGAAGTATCTGACCGTTCTGCATCAACTGTTGGAGAAGCAGCAGGAATCTTTGCTAAAGGTCTCTTGATGGGTGCGCGTGGGAACTCAGGAGTTATCACTTCTCAATTGTTCCGCGGATTTTCTCAAAGTGTCAAAGACAAAGAAGAATTGGATGGAGCAGCGCTTGCAGCAGCCTTCCAATCTGGGGTAGAAGTTGCTTATAAAGCCGTTATGAAGCCAGTTGAAGGGACTATTTTGACGGTTTCTCGTGGAGCAGCTATCGGGGCCAAGAAAAAAGCAGAATCTACCAACGATGCAGTAGAAGTCATGCGTGCCGCTCTTGAAGGAGCTAAGACTGCTCTTGCGAAGACTCCAGATATGTTGCCAGTCTTGAAAGAAGTTGGCGTGGTAGACTCTGGTGGTCAAGGTTTGGTCTTCATCTATGAAGGATTCTTGTCAGCTTTGACAGGTGAATTCATCGCTTCTGAAGAGTTCCAAGCAACACCTGCAACCATGTCAGAAATGATCAATGCAGAACACCACAAGTCAGTCGCTGGTCATGTCGCAACTGAAGACATCAAGTTTGGCTACTGTACAGAAATCATGGTCGCTTTGAAACAAGGTCCAACCTATGTCAAAGACTTCGATTACGATGAATTCCGTAACTATTTGAACAACCTTGGGGATTCCCTATTGGTGGTGAATGACGATGAGATTGTCAAAGTTCACGTCCATACAGAAGATCCGGGTCTTGTCATGCAAGAAGGTCTTAAGTACGGAAGCTTGGTCAAGGTGAAAGTCGACAACATGCGCAACCAACACGAAGCGCAAGTTGAAAAAGAAGAACGTCAAGCCAAACCAGTTGAAGAAAAAGAATATGCCATCATCGCAGTAGTTGCTGGTGAGGGATTGGCTGATATCTTTAAAGCGCAAGGAGTTGATTACATCATCTCTGGTGGTCAAACCATGAACCCATCGACAGAAGACTTTGTCAAAGCAGTTGAAGAGTTGAATGCGCGCAATATCATTATCTTGCCAAACAACAAAAATATCTTGATGGCCGCTCAATCTGCAGCAGAAGTGATTGATCAACCAGCAGCAGTTGTTGAGACCAAGACCATCCCTCAAGGATTGACTAGTCTTCTTGCCTTTGATGAAAGCAAGTCGATCGAAGAAAACTACGAACGCATGAGCGCTTCATTGGGCGATGTTGTGTCTGGTAGTGTGACGACAGCCGTTCGCGATACCACTATTGATGGGCTTGAAATCCATGAAAATGATAATCTTGGAATGGTTGATGGTAAAATCGTTGTTTCAAACCCAGATATGATGGAAACCTTGGAAGAAACATTCGCTCATATGTTGGATGAAGACAGTGAAATTGTGACCATCTATGTCGGTGAAGATGGTAGTGAGGAGTTGGCAAATGAATTGGCCCAAGCCCTTGCTGAGAAGTATGAAGATGTAGAAGTGGAAATCCACCAAGGTGGCCAACCCGTCTACCCATACTTGTTTAGTGTAGAATAA
- a CDS encoding response regulator transcription factor: protein MRLLVAEDQSMLRDALCQLLLLQEDVEDVLQAGDGQEAIRLLETHPVDIAILDIEMPIKTGLEVLEWAKSQQPQLKVVIVTTFKRPGYFERALKAGVDAYVLKERRITDLMATLHTVLAGQKEYSPELMEGILTHPNPLSPQEKAVLKEVAKGASNQEIADRLFLSNGTIRNYMSTILTKLDAENRTEAAKIAHEKGWL, encoded by the coding sequence ATGCGCTTATTAGTTGCTGAAGACCAAAGTATGTTACGCGATGCGCTCTGCCAGCTCTTGCTCCTACAAGAGGATGTGGAAGATGTCTTGCAGGCTGGAGACGGGCAAGAGGCCATTCGTTTACTCGAAACACATCCAGTCGATATTGCGATTTTAGATATCGAAATGCCCATCAAAACTGGGTTAGAAGTGTTGGAATGGGCTAAAAGTCAACAACCCCAGCTCAAGGTCGTCATCGTTACCACCTTTAAGCGACCGGGCTATTTTGAGCGGGCCCTGAAGGCTGGAGTCGATGCCTATGTCTTAAAAGAACGCCGCATTACGGATTTGATGGCCACTCTGCATACCGTTTTAGCAGGGCAAAAAGAATATTCGCCTGAATTAATGGAAGGGATTTTGACCCATCCCAATCCTCTAAGCCCTCAAGAAAAGGCAGTTCTAAAAGAAGTCGCAAAAGGGGCTTCTAACCAAGAAATTGCTGATCGCTTATTTCTCTCAAACGGGACCATCCGCAATTATATGTCAACCATTCTGACCAAATTGGATGCGGAAAACCGGACTGAGGCAGCAAAAATTGCCCATGAAAAGGGTTGGTTATAA
- a CDS encoding LytTR family DNA-binding domain-containing protein: MKVRIELDPSMDEPEILIRAPRLTPELTQLQERILEQKVAPLAFYKDRSEYFLDVASILFFETDGEKIFGHTKDEAYEVKQKLYELEELLPIAFCRISKSTIVNAKQIYSLEKSFSGTSTVNFYQTHKQVHVSRRYYQLLKERLNEMR; the protein is encoded by the coding sequence ATGAAAGTTAGAATCGAATTGGATCCATCAATGGATGAGCCTGAGATCTTGATTCGAGCTCCGCGCTTGACCCCGGAGTTGACCCAGCTGCAAGAGAGAATCCTCGAACAAAAGGTCGCTCCTTTGGCCTTCTACAAGGATCGAAGTGAGTATTTTCTGGATGTGGCATCGATCCTCTTTTTTGAGACGGACGGGGAGAAGATTTTTGGGCACACCAAGGATGAGGCCTATGAGGTCAAGCAGAAGCTCTATGAGTTGGAGGAGCTGCTTCCCATCGCCTTTTGTCGGATATCCAAATCCACCATTGTCAACGCAAAGCAGATCTATTCTCTAGAAAAGTCTTTTTCAGGAACCAGCACGGTCAATTTCTATCAGACCCATAAGCAGGTTCACGTATCCAGACGCTACTATCAACTCTTAAAAGAACGACTAAATGAAATGAGGTAA
- a CDS encoding acetolactate synthase large subunit codes for MEKITLETAKTGSELVLETLRDLGIDTIFGYPGGAVLPLYDAIYSFEGIQHILGRHEQGCLHEAEGYAKSTGKLGVAVVTSGPGATNAITGIADAMSDSVPLLVFTGQVNRAGIGKDAFQEADIVGITMPITKYNYQVRETADIPRIITEAVHIATTGRPGPVVIDLPKDVSALETDFIYEPSVKLPSYQPTIEPNELQIKKILKQLSKAKKPVLLAGGGVSYAGAAKELIALAERYQIPVVTSLLGQGTIATSHPLFLGMGGMHGSFAANIAMTETDFMISVGCRFDDRLTGNPKTFAKNAKVAHIDIDPAEIGKIIAVDIPVVGDAKKTLQQLLAEPTVHNNTEKWIEKVTQDKNRVRSYDKKERVVQPQAVIERIGELTKGDAIVVTDVGQHQMWAAQYYPYQNERQLVTSGGLGTMGFGVPAAIGAKIANPDKEVVLFVGDGGFQMTNQELAILNIYKVPIKVVMLNNHSLGMVRQWQEAFYDGRTSESVFDSLPDFQLMAQAYGIKNYKFDNPETLEKDLEVITEDVPMFIEVDISRKEHVLPMVPAGKSNHEMLGVKFNA; via the coding sequence ATGGAGAAAATTACCTTAGAAACTGCAAAAACCGGTTCAGAGCTCGTTCTTGAAACCTTGCGTGATTTGGGCATTGACACGATTTTTGGTTATCCTGGTGGAGCGGTTTTGCCTTTATACGATGCCATCTATAGCTTTGAGGGTATCCAGCATATCTTGGGTCGTCATGAACAAGGATGCTTGCATGAGGCTGAAGGCTACGCTAAATCAACTGGAAAGCTGGGTGTCGCAGTCGTCACTAGTGGACCGGGGGCTACAAATGCCATTACAGGGATTGCAGATGCCATGAGCGATAGCGTTCCCTTATTAGTCTTCACTGGTCAAGTCAATCGTGCTGGGATCGGGAAAGACGCCTTTCAAGAAGCGGATATCGTGGGAATTACCATGCCCATCACCAAGTACAACTATCAAGTACGTGAGACAGCAGATATTCCACGAATTATCACAGAAGCTGTCCATATTGCGACGACCGGCCGTCCTGGTCCGGTGGTGATTGACCTTCCAAAGGACGTCTCTGCTTTAGAGACAGATTTCATCTATGAACCAAGTGTGAAGCTTCCAAGCTACCAGCCTACCATTGAACCCAATGAATTGCAGATCAAAAAGATTTTGAAGCAATTGAGTAAGGCTAAAAAACCAGTTCTTCTTGCTGGTGGTGGGGTGAGTTACGCTGGAGCTGCAAAAGAGTTAATTGCTCTAGCAGAGCGCTATCAGATTCCAGTAGTGACCAGTCTGTTAGGTCAAGGAACGATTGCGACCAGTCATCCTCTTTTCCTAGGGATGGGAGGGATGCACGGATCCTTCGCGGCCAATATTGCTATGACAGAGACGGATTTCATGATCAGTGTTGGTTGTCGATTTGATGACCGTTTGACAGGGAATCCAAAGACTTTCGCTAAAAATGCTAAGGTTGCCCATATCGACATTGATCCTGCAGAGATTGGTAAGATCATTGCTGTCGACATTCCTGTGGTTGGCGATGCAAAGAAAACCTTGCAACAGTTGCTAGCAGAGCCAACGGTTCATAACAACACTGAAAAGTGGATCGAAAAGGTAACTCAAGATAAGAACCGGGTTCGTTCTTACGATAAGAAGGAACGGGTTGTGCAACCACAAGCTGTGATCGAACGCATCGGAGAGTTGACCAAGGGGGACGCTATTGTCGTCACAGACGTTGGACAACACCAAATGTGGGCGGCTCAATACTATCCTTACCAAAATGAGCGCCAATTGGTAACATCTGGTGGTCTAGGAACGATGGGATTCGGTGTTCCTGCAGCTATCGGAGCGAAAATTGCCAATCCAGATAAAGAAGTTGTTCTCTTTGTCGGAGATGGTGGTTTCCAAATGACCAACCAAGAATTGGCGATCTTAAATATTTATAAGGTTCCGATCAAGGTCGTTATGCTCAACAACCACTCGCTTGGGATGGTCCGCCAATGGCAAGAAGCCTTCTATGATGGTCGGACGTCAGAGTCAGTCTTTGATAGCCTTCCGGATTTCCAATTGATGGCGCAAGCTTACGGGATCAAGAATTATAAATTTGATAATCCTGAAACTCTGGAGAAGGATTTGGAAGTCATCACAGAAGATGTACCAATGTTCATCGAAGTAGACATTTCTCGGAAAGAGCATGTGTTGCCGATGGTACCAGCTGGTAAGAGTAATCATGAGATGTTGGGGGTGAAGTTTAATGCGTAG
- a CDS encoding ABC transporter permease, whose protein sequence is MKRMKALGVVEWHLTRRQAIYYLLSIGMPTAFYLFFSGMYQDTPGAPAHFMRDYLLSMTAFSMMSTAIFSFPTVLETDRLNNWQKVLRHTPVSMVEYYLIKVVGLFVDFLLSIGVVFTVGHVVRHVNMPLQDWVLSAFILILGSLAFVALGLVLTLLPSSQLMSVVGNLLYMGLAVMGGLWMPISLFPEWMQAIGKCLPTYQLMELIKIFLNKGQVNVFASVYLTLFTLVLFTLVIVYRRHSEVRS, encoded by the coding sequence ATGAAACGCATGAAAGCTCTCGGCGTGGTTGAGTGGCATTTGACTAGACGCCAAGCCATTTATTACTTGTTATCAATTGGGATGCCCACGGCCTTTTATCTCTTCTTTTCAGGGATGTACCAGGACACGCCAGGGGCCCCCGCTCACTTTATGAGGGATTATCTTTTGTCCATGACGGCTTTTTCCATGATGTCTACGGCTATCTTTTCTTTTCCAACAGTTCTTGAAACCGATCGACTCAATAATTGGCAAAAAGTTTTGCGCCATACCCCCGTATCTATGGTAGAATATTATCTAATAAAGGTTGTGGGTCTCTTTGTCGATTTTCTCCTATCGATTGGAGTTGTCTTTACCGTAGGCCATGTGGTGCGGCATGTGAATATGCCCCTGCAGGATTGGGTCTTGTCGGCCTTTATTCTCATCCTAGGAAGCCTAGCGTTTGTGGCTCTCGGTCTGGTTTTGACCCTGCTTCCTTCCAGTCAATTGATGTCTGTTGTGGGCAATCTCCTTTACATGGGGCTCGCTGTCATGGGTGGTCTTTGGATGCCCATTAGCCTCTTTCCAGAATGGATGCAAGCCATCGGCAAATGCTTGCCAACCTATCAATTGATGGAACTGATCAAGATCTTTTTAAACAAGGGGCAGGTCAATGTCTTTGCGAGTGTCTATTTAACCTTGTTTACCCTGGTCTTGTTTACCCTTGTCATTGTTTATCGTCGTCATTCTGAGGTTCGTTCATGA
- a CDS encoding LiaF transmembrane domain-containing protein: protein MKKLLGLGFILAALAVVIMGMVGFPKFDVNIWPLFPVLLFAFFTLENLMKQDYKASVICALIALMIANAIYDLLPVSNGLVITAGVLACVGLSFLLPDKNSNK, encoded by the coding sequence ATGAAAAAATTACTTGGACTTGGTTTTATTCTGGCAGCTCTTGCGGTTGTTATAATGGGAATGGTTGGCTTTCCAAAGTTTGATGTGAATATCTGGCCTTTATTCCCCGTTCTCTTATTTGCTTTCTTTACTCTTGAAAATCTGATGAAACAGGACTACAAGGCAAGTGTCATCTGTGCTTTAATTGCTCTGATGATTGCAAACGCGATCTACGATCTCTTGCCGGTTTCAAATGGCTTAGTGATCACAGCGGGTGTCCTTGCTTGTGTGGGTCTTAGTTTTCTTTTACCGGATAAAAATAGCAATAAATAA
- a CDS encoding ABC transporter ATP-binding protein yields MSIIRVENLKKSIKGKVILEDLSFVVEQGDCLALIGPNGAGKTTLMNCLLGDRKVTSGIIKVEEKAPGHPQLKASVSYLPQENAIVQKLTVQELINFFRSIYPNPLTGEEIDDLLRFTPEQKKQLASKLSGGQKRLLSFVLTLIGCPSLLFLDEPTAGMDTSTRQRFWEIVGHLKDQGVTIVYSSHYIEEVEHTADRILVLHQGHLLRDTTPLAMRSEEVEKHFTLPLRYQALVAEMEGIGEVVIKPDALQVVTRDANRLWTRLQEEGCSIQEIEVSNRSLLDSIFENTKEVGREDETHESSRRG; encoded by the coding sequence ATGAGCATCATTAGAGTAGAGAACTTGAAAAAAAGTATCAAAGGAAAAGTCATTTTAGAAGATCTTTCTTTTGTGGTTGAACAAGGGGATTGTCTGGCCTTGATCGGGCCAAACGGAGCTGGGAAAACAACCTTGATGAACTGTCTTCTGGGAGATAGGAAGGTGACTTCTGGGATCATTAAAGTAGAGGAGAAGGCACCTGGTCATCCTCAGTTAAAGGCTAGTGTGTCCTATCTCCCTCAAGAGAATGCTATCGTTCAAAAGTTAACCGTGCAAGAACTGATCAACTTCTTTCGCTCTATTTATCCCAACCCCTTAACAGGGGAAGAAATCGATGATCTATTGCGTTTTACTCCAGAACAAAAGAAGCAATTAGCCAGTAAGCTGTCTGGTGGGCAAAAGCGTCTCTTATCCTTTGTGTTGACCTTGATTGGTTGTCCGAGTCTTTTGTTTTTGGACGAGCCAACTGCTGGAATGGATACGTCTACTCGCCAACGCTTTTGGGAGATCGTCGGGCATTTAAAGGATCAAGGCGTGACCATTGTCTATTCTTCCCATTACATCGAGGAAGTAGAACATACAGCTGATCGGATCCTGGTCTTGCATCAGGGCCATTTGCTTCGGGATACGACACCTCTCGCTATGAGAAGCGAAGAGGTAGAAAAACATTTCACCCTACCTCTACGCTACCAAGCTCTAGTGGCAGAGATGGAAGGTATTGGTGAAGTGGTCATTAAACCCGATGCCCTTCAGGTTGTGACACGGGATGCCAATCGTTTGTGGACTCGATTACAAGAAGAAGGATGTTCGATCCAAGAAATCGAAGTAAGCAATCGAAGTTTATTGGATTCTATTTTTGAAAATACAAAGGAAGTAGGTAGAGAAGATGAAACGCATGAAAGCTCTCGGCGTGGTTGA
- a CDS encoding Asp23/Gls24 family envelope stress response protein yields the protein MTVKINTKDGQIELTDEVIATVVGGAATEIFGVVGMASKNAIKDNFQALLGKENFSKGVVVKTTEAGTIAVDVYTVLSYGTKISEVSKNIQERVKFSLENQLGITTDTVNVYIQNIKIVGE from the coding sequence ATGACAGTAAAAATCAATACTAAGGACGGTCAAATTGAATTGACTGATGAGGTTATCGCAACTGTTGTAGGCGGTGCCGCTACTGAGATCTTCGGTGTGGTTGGAATGGCCAGCAAAAATGCGATCAAAGATAATTTCCAAGCCCTCCTAGGGAAAGAAAACTTCTCTAAAGGTGTTGTTGTCAAAACAACGGAAGCAGGAACTATCGCAGTTGATGTTTACACTGTTTTGAGCTATGGAACAAAGATTAGCGAAGTCTCAAAAAATATTCAAGAACGTGTGAAATTTAGTTTGGAAAATCAACTTGGAATCACTACGGATACTGTGAATGTCTATATTCAAAATATCAAGATTGTGGGAGAATAA
- the rpmB gene encoding 50S ribosomal protein L28 has translation MAKVCYFTGRKTVSGNNRSHAMNQTKRAVKPNLQKVTVLIDGKPKKVWASARALKSGKVERV, from the coding sequence ATGGCTAAAGTATGTTATTTCACAGGTCGTAAGACTGTATCAGGTAACAACCGTTCACACGCTATGAACCAAACAAAACGTGCCGTAAAACCAAACCTTCAAAAAGTAACTGTCCTTATCGATGGTAAACCTAAAAAAGTTTGGGCTTCAGCTCGTGCATTGAAATCTGGTAAAGTAGAACGCGTTTAA
- a CDS encoding SP0191 family lipoprotein yields the protein MKKFFVTLGLAILVLTGCSQSQTKKTTTASSSSSSTVKKEVKNEEKTTTLVGDINGTKHRDIIKSKGDKVENLRIEVTADLPQQLGTIAAEKSPEELSAAIQSLLEQNEDYKKLKTVPGFSLEYTVTPEKKLLSTSVIDLNQIDAKSLEEISYFKDAGLNDLKNMKADALVKALKLHGMKEEGQ from the coding sequence ATGAAGAAATTTTTTGTAACCCTTGGGCTAGCCATTTTGGTATTGACTGGTTGTTCGCAATCCCAAACGAAGAAAACTACAACCGCTAGCTCATCTAGCAGTTCCACTGTTAAAAAAGAAGTAAAAAATGAAGAAAAAACCACAACCTTAGTTGGAGATATCAATGGGACAAAACACCGGGATATCATCAAGTCCAAGGGAGATAAGGTTGAAAACCTTCGCATCGAAGTGACAGCTGATCTGCCCCAACAACTTGGGACTATCGCAGCAGAGAAATCACCTGAAGAGCTTTCAGCAGCCATTCAATCTTTGTTGGAGCAAAATGAAGACTATAAGAAGCTGAAAACCGTTCCTGGTTTTAGTTTGGAATACACAGTCACACCAGAGAAAAAATTGCTCTCAACCAGTGTGATTGACCTCAACCAAATTGATGCCAAATCTCTAGAAGAAATTTCTTACTTCAAAGATGCTGGGCTCAATGATTTGAAAAACATGAAGGCAGATGCCTTGGTCAAGGCCTTGAAATTGCATGGCATGAAAGAAGAAGGTCAGTAA
- a CDS encoding sensor histidine kinase, producing the protein MIEKLKRIHYMFYASLVFMGFPFISILLGEVPYWHFFLALLFIASYLGVLITENKKLTWICWLYLLAYVAGNTLFINANYFWFYFFISNLLVYHFEIRNFRSPYLWTVFLSQFLLFGAIFFKQSAMEYEWVFLIIIFFFTHAMTYGMIRIRMVEELKADHAKQNAQINLLLAENERHRIGRDLHDSLGHTFAMLSVKADLADQFLALGQVEKAQEQVQEIQTISQESMHQVREIVENLKQRTLARELETVKQMLEVALVKVEIQNELDTASISPILESALAMVSLELATNMIKHAKATQAFLSYCSTETGVEMVAEDNGIGFSKVSDKDLHSIRERIALLGGELEISRRHKPTRIEIRIPYQERK; encoded by the coding sequence ATGATTGAAAAACTCAAGCGTATCCATTATATGTTTTACGCTAGCCTAGTCTTTATGGGCTTTCCCTTTATCTCTATTTTATTAGGGGAGGTCCCCTACTGGCACTTCTTTTTAGCCCTCTTGTTTATTGCTTCCTATCTAGGAGTCTTGATTACTGAAAACAAAAAGCTGACCTGGATTTGTTGGCTATACCTCCTAGCCTATGTAGCAGGAAATACTCTTTTTATTAACGCCAACTATTTTTGGTTTTATTTCTTCATCAGCAACCTATTGGTCTATCACTTTGAGATTCGCAATTTTCGCTCTCCCTATCTTTGGACAGTTTTTCTATCGCAATTCCTGCTTTTTGGGGCCATCTTTTTCAAACAGAGTGCGATGGAGTATGAATGGGTATTTTTAATCATTATTTTCTTTTTTACCCATGCCATGACCTACGGCATGATTCGGATTCGGATGGTGGAAGAGTTGAAAGCTGACCATGCCAAGCAAAATGCCCAGATCAATCTCTTGTTGGCAGAAAACGAGCGCCATCGGATTGGCCGCGATCTGCATGACAGTCTAGGACACACCTTTGCCATGCTCAGTGTCAAGGCGGACCTAGCTGATCAATTCTTAGCATTGGGTCAGGTTGAGAAGGCGCAGGAGCAGGTGCAAGAGATTCAAACCATCAGTCAAGAGTCCATGCACCAAGTCCGAGAGATTGTCGAGAACTTGAAGCAGCGAACCCTTGCAAGAGAGCTAGAGACCGTCAAGCAGATGCTGGAAGTGGCGCTAGTAAAAGTGGAGATTCAAAATGAGCTTGATACAGCCAGCATCTCGCCGATCCTAGAGTCTGCTCTGGCCATGGTGTCTCTGGAATTAGCCACTAATATGATCAAACATGCCAAAGCGACGCAGGCCTTTCTCTCTTATTGCTCCACCGAGACAGGTGTAGAAATGGTTGCAGAAGACAATGGCATCGGCTTTAGTAAAGTTTCCGATAAGGATCTGCACTCGATCCGCGAACGGATTGCCTTATTGGGAGGAGAGTTAGAGATCAGTCGTCGTCACAAGCCAACCCGCATAGAAATACGGATCCCCTATCAAGAAAGGAAATAA
- a CDS encoding LiaF transmembrane domain-containing protein: MRKKLIGVFLILLAALILLQGYFVKWDISIWTLAWVTLLAVLSLSSFLKRHFGWGFIYGLLALFCLNGQYHFLPVSNSVVILSSILAVIGLNILFKPSKKTKARLASYSAGSMNKSDGNDIDVTFSTVTKYLNDQHFTRGSADVSMGEASVYFDNCRIEGPSAQFVVDVSLGSLSLYVPSDWRVHLNVDNSLSAIQHQENPSALTSKDFYITGDVSLGNLEIIYVGANSFS; the protein is encoded by the coding sequence ATGAGAAAAAAATTAATCGGAGTATTCTTAATCCTTTTAGCAGCCTTAATCCTTTTACAGGGCTATTTTGTAAAATGGGACATCAGCATCTGGACCTTAGCTTGGGTTACCTTGCTTGCCGTCCTGTCCCTCTCTAGTTTCTTAAAACGCCATTTTGGTTGGGGCTTCATCTATGGACTTTTAGCCCTCTTTTGTCTCAATGGGCAATACCATTTCCTCCCAGTTTCAAATTCAGTTGTCATCCTTTCTTCAATTCTCGCTGTGATTGGGCTCAACATTTTGTTTAAACCCTCTAAGAAAACAAAAGCCCGCCTAGCTTCCTATTCTGCTGGATCCATGAATAAGTCGGATGGCAATGACATCGATGTCACTTTTTCAACAGTGACAAAATATCTCAACGACCAACACTTTACCCGCGGAAGTGCAGATGTGAGTATGGGCGAAGCATCGGTGTATTTTGACAATTGCCGCATCGAAGGTCCTTCTGCTCAGTTTGTTGTCGATGTTTCCCTTGGAAGTTTGAGTCTCTATGTACCAAGTGATTGGCGTGTCCATTTAAATGTGGATAATTCCCTCTCAGCGATCCAACATCAGGAAAATCCAAGTGCTCTGACAAGCAAGGATTTCTACATTACGGGCGATGTTTCCTTAGGAAATCTGGAAATTATCTATGTCGGAGCGAATTCGTTTTCTTAA